The genome window TAATGACAGGAAAGTTCCTATGTTAAGTAAAAAGGGCTGAACAGAAAGCCATACATACACCAGGACACCAGTTTTGTAAAACACATTTACACTGGAAAAAACCAGATAAGGAACAGCGTCACGGCATTTACAGGGATTATTTATGTGTTGGTGAACTTAGGGCCATTTTCTACATGAGTCATTCAtacaattttaaaagcagaatgtgGGGGTTTATGAAAACCCCCAGGAATGGGTACTCAATGGGAGGCGAGGACCCTTCCTCAGGGGCCTCTGAAGACAGCATGCCGGGCTAGAAAACCACTTTTAAGGTAAACATGCCATGAGGCAGGACAGACAGGACGGCTGCAGATTTCAACGTTTAGCGCAGCGTGGCTGAGTTACCCTCTCTTGGTCCCTGCCCTCTTTTGCAGTTTACAGTCTAACCAGAGCCAGGCTATACGCTGAGCTACTTCTAGGCCTTTCCTAGATGCTCATGGACTCCTCATAGGGACCCTGGGTAAGAGCTCCCAGCCCATCTCAAAGGGGGACACGGGCTCATGGTAGAGACTGCCCCAATGTCACACTGCCAGCCTGTGGCCCACAGGATTTAAACAGAGCTTTAACATGAAAGCCTGCTGCCTTTACCACTCTACTGCCACATCCTAATCTAAGGAAATAAACTACCAAATAgacaattttttaagaaatcaccATCTGGTACAACAGAAGGATCCTGTCTCCCCATCAGTTGATTTCACACCATCCGTCAGGTCACTTCTGTAACTGCCCACACAGGGGTCCCAGCGGAGGCAACAGGCAACCTCGACAACCCAAGATGTCCTCTTCCACAGGCCCCTTCCAGCTCTGTTCTCCAAAAGCATAACCCAGGGGACCTAAGGGCCAGCTTAAGTATCcctcttccctttttaaaatcagtttccaCACACAGACCATCTTAATCTTAGGGTCACTGAATCCTGCCCCAGGCCTAACAGGGGATAGACACAACAACTGGGCTGtctttgtttataaaatgaaatgaatccCAGAATTTGACAATCTTGTCCTTTATTTTCACATCTTCCTCTCCTATAAACAGATCTCTCTGAAAGGACTTTAAAGAGCCACAAAATTGGCAACTGAAGGTTTCCATGTGCtaaattgtgtattttttcttataataagcATGTACTGCGTtggaaagcacacacacaaaaatgattaAGAGTTTTTGTTAATAACTCCACTCTAGAACTTATTCCCCATTCTGAACCGCAACAGACTGTAGAAATGACAGAAAGCCCAAGCCACTGACAATGATTATTAAAAAGGACAGACATCCCCAAGGCCAGTCTGAGCTGACAGCTCCCTCTAGCGGCAATGCTTGTGTTCTTTCCCGAGGACTGAAGCATCCCTCCAGGCAACCAGCAGGTAAGGCTAAAGGAAAGCTTGGATTTAAGGAAAATGCCAATGACAGGGCACCTCATTTCTCGAGCCCTGCTGGTAACGACCAGGGAGAGTATTGCTGTGAAGATACAGAGACAAAGCTGACAGTGGCACATTTTCTGCTAAAATTCTTTGCAAGACAGAAAAATGTGCACAGGCTAAATTTAGATATAAATACGAGGCAACGGAGACCTGACGTGGTCTCTGAGGCATCAAAACGAGTCCTGGGGGGGTGACGAGATGCCAGCAGAGCACTGAAGCCCAGAAATGGTGTGACCCCGCCTGGCTATCCTGTTTACCAACACGTCCAGCCCGGGAGGAGAAAGACGTGAAACCACCAGGGAGAAGATCAGCAGTGTATTTCCATCCTTTCTCTCAACGCCGGCCTCCTGTTCCCTCTCAAAAGCGCTGAACGGCACACACTGGTGCACACGCACATGTCCAGGCGCGGCTGCCCAGGGCAAGAAGGGGGCTTTCTCCCCAGAGCCACTGCGCCAGTCCTTCCTCCAGACAGCCTCGTGCCCAGCGCTGCCGGCATGTCTCCGACCGCAGATTAGAACTCAGTAAGGACAAATCTAGTTCTAAAAATGCTGCAGGAGAAGCTTCCTGGACTTCAGAGCAATTTTTGCTGCATAAAATCCTGATTTAAAAAAGATAGAAGAGCTCTTCAGTCCAAACTTTCACCTTTCAAGTCTTGATTAAATGGAACAGCCCAAACACAGTCTTTTAACACTGGACCCATGGGAACAGATGAGAACTCGCATGGCATCAAATGAGCGGGGGATGCTGGCATGCGGGAGCTGCCATCGCTGCCTCCACATCCTGTTATGCTCACGGTGCCGCTGGCCAGCCTGCCTTCTTCCCTGGTACGTGTTTGTGGCCCCACTGTACCTATTTTTATCCAGATTCCAACAACCAGGTTCTTAAAAGATCTTTTTGAGGAATCAACTGTGTTCTTTCTGCTCTGGTGGTGTACAAACGTCTCCTTGCTGCTTTATCTCTTTAGAAAACAAAGTCTGATTGGCTATACCGGAGCCTAGGGCAGAACTCTAGGTCATGGAGCCTTAGGAAGAGAGTTGAGTTTGCCCTAAACATACTCATGAGTTACAGGAAACACCATTTGCTCTGCAAGTGTGTCCTTCGCCGCCAAAAAGCCCCATTGTCTGCTGAAGTCAGGCTGGAGACAGTCAAGCTTTCTGGTAGAAAAGTTCCTTCCCTTATTAAAGACATCAGCATCAGTTTATTTTTTGATAGAACTTAGGCCTGGGGTATAGTTTCTGTTCACAGTTTTCCTCAATTTCTCTTGCTCCAATTTTCTCTGATGCTCCAGGAAGTTTAAAATTGTAATCTGTTGTGATGTAAGGTATTGTCCCTTCAAGCCCACGCTGAAATGGAAACATAAAGAGAATCGTGGAAATACTCCAAATCTAACCAACAAGAGTCTGCATTGTTTTAATCCTTCCCAGAAAGCAGTGTAAAAAGTGAGAGTCTGATAAGTCTTAAAAGACATTTAGGAAGGGGATacagggatattatgtttagtacacatggtgtgagggatcatggggaaaacagtgtagcacatagaagGCAAATAGtcgatctgtggcatcttgctgcactgatggacagtgactgcactggggtatgggggggacttgataacatggataaatgtagtaaccacactgttttttcatgtgaaaccttcattagagtgtataccaataatacctaaaaaaaaaaaaaagagacatttgcTCCCCTTTCCCTCAAACGGCCCACTTAAAGCAACAAGCCCAGGGACAAAGGGGATGGCCTCTTTCCTGGCCAGTTGAACCCCACATACACGTCAAACGGCATGAGAacaggtgggtgggggtgggtgtttccctcaataagataaaataaacagGTAAGAAGGAGGCTCGAAGGCCTGTAGTCTGGCACTGGGCCCACACAGACGCCCCTGGCCAATGTGACCTTCCCACGGGCGCACCTGAAGACCATCCTTGGGAAAGGTAATCTTGGGAGGCCAACTCTGCTCTCTTTGCCCAAAGCTCTCTTCTGCCACGAGGGTCTTGACCACGAGCAGTGGCGATTCCTGGCCTTAGCCTCTGAGGTGCATCCTGACACCCCACCCTGCCTCACTCAGCCTCTACAACAAAGCCTGAGTCTCCCAAACAGTTACCCGTTTCTTGAGCCCTGCCCCAGCTTCAGGTCACTCTATGACATGCACAGTGGCTACCTCCAGGGCTGTCCCTGGGAGTTGCACTCACCTGGCTCTTGAAGACACACTGTGGGATGGAAATGGCTCCGACCAGCAGACAATTCACGTTTCTTAGCTCCTCTGGGGGCACAGGAGTGAGAATGTGGTAAAGCCTCTTCTCCATGTCAATGCCTCTACAAATTCCTTGaagatacacaaacacacaaaaatattccATTCTAGAAGATATCAAACCCTCCCTACCATTCAGAATTGCTGAATGGCTAATTTCAACTGTGTTTTGCTTTGGAAATACAAAGCGCCAAGAGATGGGGCATTTGAGGACACCTGGTACCCTTCTCTGTGCTCAGCTGAGGAACCACCGTGGTCCACACACCAAAGTCCTGGACTGCCAACAAAACGTGCACAGGGAGAAAACCCGCCTCGACCTCTCCCTATGACCATCCCTTCTTTACGGTCAGTACTAAGGAACATAGTTTCTGTGGACACACTTTGGAGAAGTACAGTATTGCACAAGCCAGAAACATGTATTTCATTACCTAAGGACTTTGCTAATTTTGGATTATATAGGCCTAGCATGCTTCCAGAAACATATACTGACATTTAGTGACCTCAGAGGGCCAGGGTCACATAGGCTTGGCGAaggagacagggaccccagttACCTGGGGACTGTGTGGCCCGTGGTCCTGCCCCGTGAGATGAGCACCCCAGGGCATGACATAATCAGATCGCTCCTGACAGGGGGCCAGTGCACAAAGGAAGGCAGCTCAGACTGATGTGGTGAGAATGGGTGAGATGTGGGGGAATATGACAGATCTGGAAAATGGAAGCTTCCAGACCTGCTAGTGGGCTGGATGTGGTGAACAAGGCAACAGAGTGCCAAGGAGGACCCACAGGTCTGGTGCCAACACCGAGTGAATCTCTGAAGGACTGTTCACAGGCCTGGGATCAGGAGACGGTGTGTAAGCAGGAGGAAAGGATTTGGGAGATGAGGACCTTGGTCTTTGATGCAAGTGAGACATCCAGGTGGAGGGCTTGGAACTCGGGCCTGTGGTTGTGCTGGACAGATCCTACGCAAAGTCAGCCTGCAGATGGCATGAGAGCCCCAGCAGTGAGCAAGACGGCCTGGAGAAGGCCTGCCAAGTGAGAAGGGCAACCAGACCCTTGGGGTTCCCAGATGGGATGTAGAGAAGCTGGCAGGAGCAGCTGACAAAGAGCTGCCTCCTCCCCGACACGCTCACTGACCGCTCCAGCCCAGAGTCGGCTACAAGGTCAAGGCCTGCCATCTATAGCTAAAGTGATCTACTGCATCAGGTTCACAGACAAGCTTTACTCGTACTCACCGAACCCTACACAATCACAGATCGGAGTCTGGGCAAGCAGGATGGGCCCATTTGCATATCCTCTGACATCATCCAGGATTTTGCAAAGACCAACCCAGCTGGCATTCACAGCATATAATATATGGGTAGGAGCGACATCAGAGTGAGTAATCCGGAGTGCAACTGCATTGAAAGGGACCTGGAAAACAAATTTACATCTCCCTGTTCATTCTACTTGAAAGACGACTTCTACTTTTTATAAGCTGACTAGCCAACTATCTTAAGTTATGTCTGACAAACTGCCTGCTAAGAAGTATCTAAACATAACAGAAATGCTAACCAGCATTTGTTTAGGGTTTCACTGCTTTAATACAGAGAACCTAAGAAATTTACACCAAGTTCTTGTATACCAGCAACACTCTCTAGAAATTTGAACTGAATGCCTGGAAATGTCCTGTCTGATGAGACACATAAGTTTGGAGGCACCCTGAATGAGTCAAAGTTGAAGAAGACTGTGAAAGCCCCGTTCGCTGAGAGGTCTCTCAATGTAATAAAGTAAAAATCCATTCACTGAGAAAAAGCCACCATCCACCTTCTAATATAACATACTGAATTAATAGATTATATTTCTGGGGCACAAAATGAATAGCTACCTTTAACTTTCTGGGTAATTCCAAATTTCTAGAGCAGAAAAGTATTTTGTTacacatttaaatttcaaaacaactttgaaataGCAAAAAGCAGATTAAATTACTGACTGGCAGATAGTTACACAGCATCTCCAAGTGAGAAAATGACCCCATCAACCAAAACTCCCAAACAAACTGCCTCAGAGTCTCTGGTGGAGCCGACAGGGCAGCCTGGAGCCGTTCTCACCATCAAGCCTGGAAAACAAACCCTTGGCCATCCGGGTCCACTGCTCCTGCCTCAGGAGTGTCTCTTGAGGAAGGATTTGAAGACAAGTTTATCTGGTGTCAGGCCTGTGTGACCACCTGACTGTGCCCTGTCTTCCAAGCTGTAAACAGAGAACGTGACGGCCTCCCCCTCACTGGGCTGCCGTGATGTCACCAAGGCAGTCCATGCAAAGTGCTGAGcagagcacctggcacacagtaaggaCTCAGTACCGGACAGGCTGCACACCAGGGAGGAAACACTCTGGGCTCTAGAATCAGTCTCAGACCCAACTCTGACTCTGCCACTTTGGGTAAGCTAACTTAGCATCCCTGACCTCAGCATCCAAAAGacgaagaacaacaaatgctggcgaggatacagataaaggggaaccttcctgcactgctggtgggaatgtaaattagttcaaccactgtggaaagcagtatggaggttcctcaaaaaactaaaaatagaagtaccatttgacccaggaattctactcctaggaatttacccaaaggaaacaagatctcagattcaaaaagatacatgcacctctatgtttatcacagcactatttacaacagccaatatatggaagcaccctaagtgtccatcagtagatgaatggacaaagaagaggtggtacatatacacaatgggatattattcagctgtaagtaccatttgcaacaacatggatggagctaaagggtattatgctcagtgaaataagccaggcagagaaagacaagtaccaaatgatttccctcatttgtggagtgtaacaacaaagcaaaactgaaggaacaaaacagcagcagactcacagactccaagaagggactagtggttaccaaagggaaaggggtaaggggggtggggagggtgggtggagagggagggagaaggggattgaggggcattatgattggtacacaaaATGTAGGTGgggggtggtcacagggaaggcagtatagcacagagaagacaagtagtgtctctatagcatcttattatgctgatagacagtgactgcaatgggtggtggtggaggggcttgataatatgggtgaatgtagtaaccacaatgttgctcatgtgaaacctttataagattatatatcaatgataccttaataaaaaaaaaagtccctggcCCTGgtctcagttttatcatctataaaatgggaataacaggaCCATCGTGACCTATAAAGGGGTTAACACAGGGCACAACTGAGTAAGCACTCAGGAAATACACCTGTTGCTTTTTTATGCTCTCATCATCCAAAATCTTAAAATTACAGTGGTTTTTTCCCAAAATAATTCTTAAGAACTTGGATTCCAAGATGCAACAACTCTGGTGCTAGAATCTACTTCTGGTAACACAAAGTGCTCTCTGGATGCACCACTCTAACACTCACTGAATTCTCACGGCCACTCTATGCAGTCTGGTATGGCCTCCCTGCTACAGCTGGGAAACTGAGTCACACACAGCTAGTCAGCAGAAGCGCTGGGGCTGAACTGCCTGGGCATATTAGGTAGAACATTCAGCCATGCCCAGCACAGAACAGCCATTCAGAGCAGACGGTGGCACTGGACCACCTGGGTCTGATGCCAGCTCTGTGCCTCCGCTCAGTTTCTCAGCCTCCCCTCTGTAAAACGGGGATAGCTACGGACCCCACACCCAGGActgttctgaagattaaatgagcaaAGAGTTACAAGAGGTTGAGAAGCGCTCTTGGCACACGAAGACAAGGAGTGTTTGTTAAGTAAAGAATATAAAGACAATATTGTTTAGTTTAAGTTACCTGATAGGGTATCAGACCATGAAGGGGACAAAGTGGTTGCGGCACTGGGGGCTGCAGCTGGCCGAGGTAACCCAGCACCGCCAAATCACGCAGGACTTTGTTATGTGACTCTCTGAAAAGTCAATCAGAATGAGGTAAATAGAGATTCAACACTCGAGTCCACCTCCCACTCAGGAAGAGTCCATTTATCACCACATCAGATTCACAAGAGCATGTTCCCACCTGCACATGTGCAGACCCTGTCTCTCTACAAGCCCCCTGGAAAAACATGAAGCGTAAAGATTCTTCTTCAAGTCAAAGCTCCAGGCAAGCAGAAGGGCAGGCCACATCTGGAcacagatcttcctcaacttacaaCAGTCATGTCCCAGTATATTCACCATAAACTGAAAATATTGTTAAGTCAAAATGCATCTAAAACATATAACCTACagacatcatagcttagcctgcCTTATATGTGCTCAGagcacttacattagcctacagttggacAAACTCATCCAACACAAagcccattttaaaataaaattgtcaaatatctcacaatttattgaatactgtactgaaagtgagaAACAGAATGAGTGTGCGTGAGTGCAGGATGGTTCCTTCAACTGTTTACCCCCATGGCTGCACTGGGCGGCTGGGAGCTGCGGCTCCCTGCTGCTGACCAGTATCACGAGAGGGTGTCAGACCATATATTGCTACCCGCAGAACAGACCAACACTCAAAATTTACAAGTACACATTCTAATGAATACATATTGTTTTCACATAATCATCAAGTTGAAAAATCGTTAAGCCAAACCATTGTAAGTTGCAGAACACCTGTATCTTTGttcagaaaaatgtgtatgtatatgtgtgtatatatagataatctatgtatatatagagagataatCTGTATATATATTAGAACGGTTCAGAAAATAGCTGATTCTCTTTCATAAATATATAGATGTGATAGAGATGAACATTTTAGAACTTACTCCCTTTAAGTTACTGAGGACAGAAGATGCTgttaaactgaagaaaacaattttCCAGCCATGATATTTACCTATTTCTTGGAGTTTTTCTATTAACAAAATCCGACTGGACACACATCAGTTTATGTCCAGTAAACACAAGTGGACTCTCCTTTTCTTCATCAGCAAATTCCAAATTATCTGCAAATTCAGCCAGCTGGTAACCTCTGTTTCTGACTTTGGCCTTGCTTTTCGTGTACAGGCCATCCATGCTGTCTACGTAGTCAGGGGTAAGATCTGGCATGCATCTACTTCGGCCAAAACTGAACTGAACAACATGGCTGGGAGCCAGCAATCGGATCAGATCAATGAGAAGCAAAAGCCCTTTGTCTATGAAGAAGCAGATGACATAAACACAGTTAGTGCCCTAATAAATGAGTAACACACTCCCATGAGAAAATGGTACACTTACCCTGAGACAAAGAAATGGCAAGAAAAGCCAGGCTGCAGCAGTAATGCCCGAGAGCCAGGCTCACTCCTGCTGACCGCCCTTTTCTACAGCAGGGCCCCCACGTTCTTACCTATCACCCAGCCCATCGTGTTGACGATAAGAGGGGACTCTCTCTTGTAGGAGCTGAACACATACTTTATCATCTCAATATAATTCTCATGGTTGTTTTTACAAGCAGGCTTTccataaaaaatcattttctgtggtgtcctttgtTGGGTGAAAGGTGGTCCTGAGAAGAATAAGAGCAGTCAATCCATGACTACCCAAAAGGTGGTGCATCATCACTGAAGATGGTCCTGGGGAGACCAGAGACTCCCCACCACTGAGAAGAGCTGCACTCCCATTTTCAGAAATCTAAGGTTTCAACTTATTACAAAGACATGCTCACTTCTGCAATATGGTTAATCCCAACTATGTCCTAAGAGagccattcattcaacacatttactgagcactgggCATTGTACCAGGTACTTAGGATACATCTGTGAACAAACATACCTGTCCTTGCAGGGCTTACATGCTAATGAAAGGGCAACTAGTAACAACCCAGTCAACTACTGGAACATAGCACTTAATGTGTTCTAGGTACTTTACAGGTGGTCTCTAATTTTCATAAAAACCCGATGAAGTAGGtagtattatcatccccatttttatagacaaggaaattgAGATATTAACTTGACCAAGAAATTATCAACGGGGCTTGAACTGAAGTGACCCAACTCTAGAGTTGACCGTCCTAATCAGTCCAGCCCGAGCACCGCCCATCtcccctggctggggctggggctggggctggggccagggccagTACGCTCAGCGGGGTCACCCAGGCCATGTGGTAACACGGTCAGCAGGGCAAAAGCCTTGGTCAGTGTGGCTGATGCAAGGCCACTTGGTAGGGTTGGCAAGGCTCCCTCTAGGTTGGGGCCAGGGAATTCGGGGTACCCACAACTGAGGGGGTGGCCTGCATAGTAGAgggattgaataaataaaaaggaatggagcaaatacataaatatattgaGAATAAACACAGCCAGGGTTCTTATCAGAGAAGGAACTTATAAATATGGAAGGATGAAGGCTAACTAGAATGATCCTAGGTGTTACACTGGAATCAGAGTGACAGGTATAAACTCATGGCTTAATAATAAATAGGGAGACAATACACAGAAAGAgataaagatgtgtgtgtgtgtatgtacatatccatacatgtacatgtatggtgtgtgtgggttTAAAAGTCCTTGTATTTCTAGCTCTGTCCAGTAAGCGGATCTAGAAGCAATGACATCCCAGAATAAATAACACACTTTGTTACACTAAGAGTGGAAAACCCTGACAAACGCTATCCTGACCAAGTGATCAAAGCCGACATCCCTAGTGACAGGACAAACTGGCAGCATGCTGACATGACACAACAATGTTACTTCTAAATCAAATCAGGAGGGACAGTCTAGAAATGCACTCTTTAAAATTGACAAGGTCATAAAGATAAGAAAAGCCAGAGGAACTGATCCCAACTGAAGCAGACTACAGTTCTGGAAGTATACACGGGACCTACCCAGATGCTGGGACACTGGACAAGACTCGAGTAACAGTGCTCCCGCAGGACCACTATCCTGATTTTGGTGGTTGTATTGTGATGATGAGCAGTGTCCTTGTTTTTAGAAACACCCACTGAAAAATTAAGgagtagaaagagaaaagaaaactaaacggACTAGAGAAGatgtaaaaggaataaaaaggaacattGAAACCAGCTAAAGAACCAAGTTTTACACAGTTATTTCTGACAGCTGTAAAACAATGTAAACATTTTATGACTTCTTCTGACAAAGTCTATTCAATCCTTAACATACCTAGGAACCTAATGTATCAtcacctgcttttttaaaaagccaactaaaaaaatcacacaattatGCCAACAGACACAGAAAATGCATCTGACAAAACCTAAtgttctttcatgataaaaagatCCCACACACTAGGAATAGAAGGGCAACTTCGTCAGCCTGACAAAGGCCGACTATGGAAAATCCAGTCAACACCGAACGGTGAAAGACTGGATGCATTCtgtctaagatcaggaacaagaaaaggatgtttCCATCCACTCAACACTGTATTGGAGGTTCCAACCAGAACtattagacaagaaaaaggaattaaaggCGGCcacattggaaaggaagaggtgacactatctctatttgcaaatgacacgatcttatatatagaaaataccaAAGAATCCACAGTAATCTACTAGAGGTAATAAAGGAACCCAGCAAAGTATACAAGAGTAACACATAAAATCACTTGTGTCTCTACACACCAGCAATGTATAATGTGAAAAGGTGTTAGAAAGGCGACTCCACTTACAG of Manis javanica isolate MJ-LG chromosome 4, MJ_LKY, whole genome shotgun sequence contains these proteins:
- the NOL9 gene encoding polynucleotide 5'-hydroxyl-kinase NOL9 — protein: MADSVQPAKRGLLRSTWLRARKARTQLVLSRRPRRRLGALRWCSRKRLRRRLLQAQAAGADWREGGSLVWRAAARRPKAAAPSPAAAPTPSGPAVLPIPPVRPAGPGRALLLLPLRQGFTFSGICRVTCLYGQVQVFGFTINQGQPAQDVFSPYTHSRLTINAVHYTMPEKSKKEMKREARTLLRSHLNRDDRSWLMKNFSPLCSIVMLERLKTSTVNFITSHPGLSNVFVQETPTFQINSEYLALRSVGIRREKKKKGLRLTERMLSAVEELVSVSREEVDGCPIILVCGHQDVGKSTFNRYLMNRLLNSIPCVDYLECDLGQTEFTPPGCISLLNITEPVLGPPFTQQRTPQKMIFYGKPACKNNHENYIEMIKYVFSSYKRESPLIVNTMGWVIDKGLLLLIDLIRLLAPSHVVQFSFGRSRCMPDLTPDYVDSMDGLYTKSKAKVRNRGYQLAEFADNLEFADEEKESPLVFTGHKLMCVQSDFVNRKTPRNRESHNKVLRDLAVLGYLGQLQPPVPQPLCPLHGLIPYQVPFNAVALRITHSDVAPTHILYAVNASWVGLCKILDDVRGYANGPILLAQTPICDCVGFGICRGIDMEKRLYHILTPVPPEELRNVNCLLVGAISIPQCVFKSQRGLEGTIPYITTDYNFKLPGASEKIGAREIEENCEQKLYPRPKFYQKIN